In Porphyrobacter sp. LM 6, one DNA window encodes the following:
- a CDS encoding SufD family Fe-S cluster assembly protein, translating to MTTATLPTRRDEAWRYADMDALARLGVAALDQWQAIDVPAGESLTRCFVVGSDAPEVHRMRVTLGEGATAAFFVTNAGGDYARVELEVRLARAAHFEFGGVTIGGAGVTREFVTQVVHAEPEATSNQTVRAVHWAGATGNFLGEIKVARDAQKTDAAQDFKGLLLEAGASANAVPQLEIFADDVKCAHGATVGELDEAARFYMMARGVDPATAQRLLVQAFIGDAFVALEDEAEREKLLDAALAALEGANL from the coding sequence GTGACGACAGCCACTCTTCCTACCCGCCGCGATGAGGCGTGGCGCTATGCCGATATGGACGCGCTGGCGCGGCTCGGCGTGGCGGCGCTTGACCAGTGGCAGGCAATTGACGTCCCCGCTGGCGAGAGCCTGACGCGGTGCTTCGTGGTCGGCTCCGATGCGCCCGAAGTGCACCGGATGCGCGTAACGCTGGGCGAGGGGGCAACAGCGGCGTTCTTCGTCACCAATGCGGGCGGCGATTACGCCCGCGTGGAGCTAGAAGTGCGGCTCGCGAGGGCTGCGCATTTCGAGTTCGGCGGCGTGACCATCGGCGGGGCGGGGGTCACTCGCGAGTTCGTGACGCAGGTTGTCCACGCCGAACCCGAGGCGACCTCGAACCAAACCGTCCGCGCCGTCCACTGGGCGGGCGCGACGGGCAATTTCCTCGGCGAAATCAAGGTCGCGCGCGATGCGCAAAAGACCGACGCGGCGCAGGATTTCAAGGGCCTGCTGCTGGAGGCCGGGGCAAGCGCCAATGCTGTCCCGCAGCTCGAAATCTTCGCCGACGATGTGAAGTGCGCCCACGGCGCGACAGTCGGCGAACTCGATGAAGCCGCGCGCTTCTACATGATGGCGCGCGGGGTCGACCCCGCCACGGCGCAGCGGCTATTGGTGCAGGCCTTCATCGGCGATGCCTTCGTCGCGTTGGAGGACGAGGCGGAACGCGAAAAGCTCCTCGACGCTGCACTCGCCGCGCTGGAGGGCGCAAACCTGTGA
- a CDS encoding GNAT family N-acetyltransferase, translated as MIATATLSSGLTIGLADYTDQRDAADVVALLDAYARDPMGGGEPLAEDVKARLAGDLAANPHAFSLIARLDDRAVGLANCFMGYSTFAAAPLVNIHDLAVLPDTRGAGIGKALMAAIEAEALKRGACKITLEVLSGNPARHLYAREGYGDYQLDPETGHALFWQKRLK; from the coding sequence GTGATCGCAACCGCCACCCTTTCCTCTGGCCTCACCATCGGCCTTGCCGACTACACCGATCAGCGCGACGCCGCGGACGTGGTGGCGCTGCTCGATGCCTATGCGCGCGATCCGATGGGCGGCGGGGAACCGCTCGCCGAGGACGTCAAGGCCCGGCTGGCGGGCGATCTGGCAGCCAATCCGCATGCTTTCTCGCTGATAGCGCGGCTTGATGACAGGGCGGTCGGCCTTGCCAATTGCTTCATGGGCTATTCGACCTTCGCCGCTGCGCCGCTGGTCAACATCCACGATCTCGCGGTGCTGCCGGACACACGCGGCGCAGGGATCGGCAAGGCGCTGATGGCGGCCATCGAGGCCGAGGCCTTGAAGCGCGGAGCCTGCAAGATCACATTGGAAGTGCTGAGCGGCAATCCGGCGCGGCATCTCTATGCACGCGAAGGCTATGGCGACTACCAGCTCGATCCCGAAACCGGGCACGCGCTGTTCTGGCAAAAGAGGCTCAAATGA
- a CDS encoding SUF system Fe-S cluster assembly protein — translation MDSSTEKPPRARVEDAIDTEAPRTRDYLDGFLAATPPADAVGGAGSDLQAAVIEALREIFDPEIPVNIYDLGLIYGVEVDDNADATVTMTLTTPHCPVAESMPGEVELRVSSVPGIRDAEVNLVWDPPWGPHKMSDEARLELGML, via the coding sequence ATGGACAGCTCGACAGAAAAGCCCCCCCGCGCCCGCGTGGAAGATGCCATCGATACCGAAGCGCCCCGCACCCGCGACTATCTCGACGGCTTCCTTGCTGCGACCCCGCCGGCTGACGCGGTGGGCGGTGCGGGCAGCGATCTGCAAGCCGCCGTGATCGAGGCGCTGCGCGAGATCTTCGACCCGGAAATCCCGGTCAATATCTACGATCTCGGCCTGATCTACGGGGTCGAGGTGGACGACAACGCCGATGCGACCGTCACCATGACGCTCACCACCCCGCATTGTCCGGTGGCGGAATCGATGCCGGGCGAGGTTGAACTGCGCGTCTCCAGCGTGCCCGGCATCCGCGATGCCGAGGTCAATCTCGTCTGGGACCCGCCGTGGGGCCCGCACAAGATGAGCGACGAGGCACGGCTCGAGCTGGGGATGCTGTGA
- a CDS encoding aminotransferase class V-fold PLP-dependent enzyme: MTAPTTLAPLADLRADFPGMVTHEGKPWHYLDTAATAQKPRAVIDAMARALGEDYATVHRGVYARSAEMTLAYEAARRTVARFIGGHEDEVVFTRGATEAINLVAQTWGRANLKAGDRILLSQLEHHSNIVPWQMVAEEVGAVIDVCPLTDDHRIDLDAAEAMLTERHKLVAFAHVSNVLGSVLDAPRAAALAHKVGAKLLLDGCQSAPHMGVDVAALGCDFYVFSAHKLYGPTGIGALWAKAELLAEMPPYQGGGAMIDRVTFAKTTYASGPQRFEAGTPAITEAIALAAAVDYVSAIGPERIHAHEQVLVARLRRELGAMNDVRLFGPADSAGIVSFTLDDIHPHDLGTILDEANVAIRAGHHCAQPLMDFLGVPATARASFGLYSNEADIDALVAGIARTRRIFGKG; this comes from the coding sequence GTGACCGCGCCTACAACTCTTGCCCCGCTGGCTGACCTGCGTGCCGACTTCCCCGGCATGGTCACCCATGAGGGCAAGCCGTGGCACTATCTCGACACTGCCGCGACGGCGCAAAAGCCGCGCGCCGTGATCGACGCGATGGCGCGCGCGCTGGGCGAGGATTACGCGACTGTCCACCGCGGGGTCTATGCCCGCTCGGCCGAAATGACGCTCGCCTACGAAGCCGCGCGGCGCACCGTTGCGCGGTTCATCGGCGGGCACGAGGACGAAGTTGTCTTCACCCGCGGCGCTACGGAAGCGATCAATCTCGTCGCCCAGACCTGGGGCCGCGCAAACCTCAAGGCGGGCGACCGCATCCTGCTTTCGCAGCTCGAACACCACTCCAATATCGTGCCCTGGCAGATGGTCGCCGAGGAGGTCGGCGCGGTGATCGACGTCTGCCCGCTGACCGATGATCACCGGATCGATCTGGACGCGGCGGAAGCCATGCTGACCGAGCGTCACAAGCTGGTCGCCTTCGCCCATGTGTCGAACGTGCTCGGCTCCGTGCTCGATGCCCCGCGCGCCGCCGCGCTGGCGCACAAGGTCGGCGCGAAGCTGCTGCTCGACGGGTGCCAGTCTGCGCCGCACATGGGGGTCGATGTCGCCGCGCTGGGCTGCGACTTCTACGTCTTCTCCGCGCACAAGCTCTACGGCCCCACCGGCATCGGAGCGCTGTGGGCGAAAGCCGAACTCCTCGCCGAGATGCCCCCCTATCAGGGCGGCGGCGCGATGATCGACCGCGTGACCTTCGCGAAAACCACTTATGCCTCCGGCCCGCAGCGGTTCGAGGCGGGCACCCCCGCGATCACCGAAGCCATCGCGCTCGCCGCAGCCGTGGATTACGTCAGCGCCATCGGCCCGGAGCGCATCCACGCGCACGAGCAAGTGCTGGTGGCGAGGCTCCGTCGCGAACTCGGCGCGATGAACGATGTGCGCCTGTTCGGCCCGGCCGACAGCGCGGGGATCGTTAGCTTCACCCTCGACGACATTCACCCGCACGATCTCGGCACGATCCTCGACGAAGCCAACGTCGCGATCCGTGCCGGGCACCACTGCGCCCAGCCGCTGATGGATTTCCTCGGCGTTCCCGCCACCGCCCGCGCCAGCTTCGGCCTCTATTCGAACGAGGCCGATATCGACGCGCTTGTCGCCGGGATCGCCCGCACCCGCCGCATTTTTGGAAAAGGATGA
- a CDS encoding HesB/IscA family protein, whose protein sequence is MTETTTTRAAPKAAVTLTPSAEARIAELMSKAPEGAIGVKLSTPRRGCSGLAYSVDYVTTEAKFDEKIVTPGGVFYIDGASVLYLIGSVMDWREDDFTAGFVFENPNAKGACGCGESFMV, encoded by the coding sequence ATGACCGAGACCACCACCACCCGTGCCGCACCCAAGGCCGCCGTCACGCTCACACCCAGCGCCGAGGCGCGCATTGCCGAGCTGATGAGCAAGGCCCCCGAAGGCGCCATCGGCGTGAAGCTCTCGACCCCGCGCCGGGGCTGTTCGGGCCTCGCCTATTCGGTCGACTACGTCACCACCGAGGCCAAGTTCGACGAAAAGATCGTCACCCCCGGCGGCGTGTTCTACATCGACGGGGCAAGCGTGCTCTATCTGATCGGCAGCGTTATGGACTGGCGCGAGGACGATTTCACCGCCGGCTTCGTGTTCGAGAACCCGAATGCCAAGGGCGCGTGTGGCTGCGGTGAAAGCTTCATGGTCTGA
- a CDS encoding endonuclease domain-containing protein: protein MTTRKTLALNPEVASTAEAPALKKKGRGWEISDKRLDALHEQARELRRHSTEAHKALAEKFSKADLGRYTFKRHAVVGSAIVDFNCHNLGLALAIDEEGQNDTLAKRRDKSLESVGIKVMRIAAKDILENLDEVLKQLTQVMRERIEERKAAARAHKAANPKQTYSRPKPRGSDRDDNPKAPQRNRSRKP, encoded by the coding sequence ATGACCACCCGCAAAACCCTCGCTCTCAACCCCGAAGTGGCTTCCACCGCTGAAGCACCCGCGCTCAAGAAGAAGGGCCGCGGGTGGGAGATATCGGACAAGCGGCTCGATGCGCTGCACGAACAGGCGCGCGAGCTGCGGCGGCATTCTACCGAGGCGCACAAGGCGCTGGCCGAGAAGTTCAGCAAGGCCGATCTCGGCCGCTACACCTTCAAGCGGCACGCCGTGGTCGGCTCGGCGATCGTCGATTTCAACTGCCACAACCTCGGCCTCGCGCTGGCGATCGATGAGGAAGGTCAGAACGACACCCTCGCCAAGCGCCGCGACAAGAGCCTCGAGAGCGTCGGCATCAAGGTGATGCGGATCGCCGCCAAGGACATTCTCGAGAACCTCGACGAAGTGCTCAAGCAGCTTACGCAGGTGATGCGCGAACGGATCGAGGAGCGCAAAGCCGCTGCCCGCGCGCACAAGGCGGCCAACCCCAAGCAGACCTATTCGCGCCCCAAGCCGCGCGGGTCGGATCGTGACGACAACCCCAAAGCCCCCCAGAGAAACCGGAGCCGCAAGCCGTGA
- the sufC gene encoding Fe-S cluster assembly ATPase SufC: protein MLTITDLHASVGDKPILKGLSLHIPAGEVHAIMGPNGAGKSTLSNVLGGKPGYEVTAGSVEFRGQDLLALEPHERAAAGLFLGFQYPVEIPGVSNVQFLREALNAQRKARGEEPLSGGEFLKLAKDKAALLKMDMEMLKRQVNVGFSGGEKKRAEMVQMGILDPAFAVLDETDSGLDIDALRIVGAGINAIMRSPDKAVLLITHYQRLLDVVAPDKVSILAGGRIVETGGPELALRLEAEGYDAVMA from the coding sequence ATGCTCACCATCACTGATCTTCACGCCTCGGTCGGGGACAAGCCGATCCTCAAGGGCCTGTCGCTGCACATCCCTGCAGGCGAAGTGCACGCGATCATGGGCCCGAATGGCGCGGGCAAATCGACCCTGTCGAACGTGCTGGGTGGCAAGCCGGGCTACGAAGTGACGGCAGGCAGCGTGGAGTTTCGCGGGCAGGATCTCCTCGCGCTCGAACCGCACGAACGTGCTGCGGCCGGACTGTTCCTGGGCTTCCAGTACCCGGTCGAGATTCCGGGTGTCTCCAACGTCCAGTTCCTGCGCGAGGCGCTGAACGCGCAGCGCAAAGCGCGCGGGGAAGAGCCGCTGTCGGGCGGCGAGTTCCTGAAACTCGCCAAGGACAAGGCCGCGCTGCTGAAAATGGACATGGAAATGCTCAAGCGGCAGGTCAATGTCGGCTTTTCCGGCGGCGAGAAGAAGCGCGCCGAGATGGTGCAGATGGGCATTCTCGATCCCGCCTTCGCGGTGCTCGACGAAACGGACTCGGGCCTCGATATCGATGCGCTGCGGATCGTCGGCGCGGGGATCAACGCGATCATGCGCTCACCGGACAAGGCGGTGCTGCTGATCACCCACTACCAGCGCCTGCTCGACGTCGTGGCGCCCGACAAGGTCAGCATCCTTGCCGGCGGGCGGATTGTCGAGACCGGCGGGCCGGAACTCGCCCTGCGGCTCGAGGCCGAGGGCTATGACGCGGTGATGGCGTGA